One region of Mangifera indica cultivar Alphonso chromosome 3, CATAS_Mindica_2.1, whole genome shotgun sequence genomic DNA includes:
- the LOC123211137 gene encoding ammonium transporter 2 member 5-like — protein MSLPPNLQPDDASPPWLNKGDNAWQLTAATLVGMQSVPGLVILYGSIVKKKWAVNSAFMALYAFAAVLICWVGWGYQMSFGKKNIRFMGRPDVSLNEEFLLDRAFMGYLPNATMIYFQFVFAAITLILIAGALIGRMNFHAWMLFVPLWVTFSYTIGAYSIWYPDGWLAKKGIIDYSGGYVIHLSSGVAGFTAAFWVGPRTSKDRERFPPNNILLMLAGAGLLWMGWTGFNGGDPYSVSTDASLAVLNTHVCTATSLLTWLFLDILFFGKPSVIGATQGMITGLVCITPAAGVVQGWAAILMGVLSGSIPWYTMMVLHKKIWLLKQVDDTMAVFHTHAVAGSLGGILTGFFANPKLCRLFYSVTDWQHYIGLFYGLESRRTKAGFKQLGIQLLGIVFIIGVNVVVTSLICLLIRMLVPLRLSDEELQIGDDAIHGEEAYALWGDGEKYESRLNSIYGAEDFPAGPKGEVQMA, from the exons ATGTCGCTGCCACCGAACCTGCAACCAGACGATGCTAGCCCGCCTTGGTTGAACAAAGGCGACAACGCATGGCAACTGACGGCTGCAACTCTTGTGGGTATGCAGAGCGTGCCGGGGCTGGTCATTTTATACGGCAGCATAGTGAAAAAGAAATGGGCAGTGAACTCGGCCTTTATGGCGCTCTACGCTTTTGCAGCGGTGCTGATTTGTTGGGTTGGATGGGGATATCAGATGTCATtcggaaaaaaaaatattcgtTTTATGGGAAGGCCTGATGTTTCCTTGAACGAGGAGTTTCTTCTGGACCGGGCGTTTATGGGCTACTTGCCGAATGCAACTATGATTTATTTCCAATTTGTGTTTGCTGCAATTACTTTGATCCTCATCGCCGGGGCCTTGATTGGGCGAATGAACTTTCATGCTTGGATGCTATTTGTGCCACTTTGGGTCACATTTTCTTACACAATTGGTGCTTATAGTATTTGGTACCCGGATGGCTGGTTGGCGAAGAAAGGAATTATTGATTATTCAGGAGGTTATGTGATTCATTTGTCTTCTGGTGTTGCTGGATTCACTGCAGCTTTCTGG GTTGGACCAAGGACCAGCAAGGATAGGGAAAGGTTTCCACCAAATAATATTCTTCTGATGTTGGCCGGAGCAGGTCTACTGTGGATGGGGTGGACAGGATTCAATGGTGGTGATCCTTACAGTGTCAGCACAGATGCATCTTTGGCCGTTCTTAACACCCATGTTTGCACTGCCACCAGCTTGCTCACTTGGCTATTCCTCGACATCCTTTTTTTTGGAAAGCCCTCTGTCATTGGCGCCACACAGGGCATGATCACAGGCTTGGTATGCATCACCCCTGCTGCAG GAGTTGTACAAGGATGGGCAGCCATCTTAATGGGAGTTCTGTCAGGCAGTATTCCATGGTACACAATGATGGTACTTCACAAGAAAATCTGGCTGTTGAAGCAAGTAGATGACACCATGGCAGTGTTTCACACCCACGCGGTCGCTGGCAGCCTTGGGGGGATCCTCACCGGCTTCTTCGCCAACCCAAAACTATGTCGCTTATTCTATTCGGTAACGGATTGGCAACATTACATAGGTCTATTTTATGGTCTTGAAAGCAGGCGTACAAAGGCAGGGTTCAAACAACTGGGCATACAATTGCTAGGAATTGTGTTTATAATTGGTGTGAATGTGGTGGTTACAAGTTTGATATGTTTGTTGATTAGGATGCTGGTTCCATTGAGATTGAGTGATGAAGAATTACAGATTGGAGATGATGCAATCCATGGAGAGGAAGCTTATGCATTGTGGGGAGATGGGGAGAAATATGAGTCAAGGCTTAACTCAATTTATGGAGCTGAAGATTTCCCTGCTGGGCCTAAAGGTGAGGTTCAAATGGCTTGA